A DNA window from candidate division WOR-3 bacterium contains the following coding sequences:
- the rimI gene encoding ribosomal protein S18-alanine N-acetyltransferase: MMRICKMTPDDLDQVMAIETTAFKDPWRRSFFLSDLSRSGTILLVAKIGSKVIGYIDAWLLGDELHLANIAVDQEFRRRGVGTKLIKKIMAIGRQQGAKYIILEVRRSNIGAQMFYEKLGFYHFYTRPRYYSNGEDALIYKLDL; this comes from the coding sequence ATGATGCGCATATGTAAAATGACGCCCGACGATTTAGATCAGGTGATGGCCATTGAGACTACGGCATTTAAGGATCCATGGCGGCGAAGTTTTTTCCTGTCGGATTTATCACGATCCGGGACGATATTATTAGTGGCTAAAATTGGTTCGAAAGTTATCGGTTACATTGATGCTTGGTTATTAGGGGATGAGTTACATTTAGCCAATATTGCCGTTGATCAAGAATTTCGGCGTCGGGGGGTTGGCACTAAGCTTATTAAAAAAATTATGGCAATTGGACGTCAGCAAGGTGCTAAGTATATCATTTTAGAGGTGCGACGCAGTAATATCGGAGCTCAGATGTTTTACGAAAAGTTAGGATTTTATCACTTTTATACCAGACCGCGCTATTATTCCAACGGCGAAGATGCCCTTATTTATAAACTAGACTTGTAA